The following are from one region of the Edwardsiella tarda ATCC 15947 = NBRC 105688 genome:
- the rpsJ gene encoding 30S ribosomal protein S10 produces MQNQRIRIRLKAFDHRLIDQSTAEIVETAKRTGAQVRGPIPLPTRKERFTVLISPHVNKDARDQYEIRTHKRLVDIVEPTEKTVDALMRLDLAAGVDVQISLG; encoded by the coding sequence ATGCAGAACCAAAGAATCCGTATCCGCCTGAAAGCATTTGATCATCGTCTGATCGATCAATCAACCGCGGAAATCGTCGAGACTGCTAAGCGCACTGGTGCGCAAGTCCGTGGTCCGATCCCGCTGCCGACCCGCAAAGAGCGCTTTACCGTTCTGATCTCCCCGCACGTCAACAAAGACGCGCGTGATCAGTACGAAATCCGCACTCACAAGCGTCTGGTTGACATCGTTGAGCCAACCGAGAAAACCGTTGATGCTCTGATGCGTCTGGATCTGGCTGCCGGTGTAGACGTGCAGATCAGCCTGGGTTAA
- the rplC gene encoding 50S ribosomal protein L3, whose protein sequence is MIGLVGKKVGMTRIFTEDGVSIPVTVIEIEANRVTQVKDLDNDGYRAIQVTTGSKKANRVTKPEAGHFAKAGVEAGRVLREFRLSEGEEFTIGQNISVEIFADVKKVDVTGISKGKGFAGTVKRWNFRTQDATHGNSLSHRVPGSIGQNQTPGKVFKGKKMAGHLGNERVTVQSLDVVRVDAERNLLLVKGAVPGATGGDLIVKPAVKA, encoded by the coding sequence ATGATTGGTTTAGTCGGGAAAAAAGTGGGTATGACCCGCATCTTCACTGAAGATGGCGTTTCTATCCCTGTAACCGTTATCGAAATCGAAGCAAACCGCGTTACTCAGGTCAAAGATCTGGACAACGACGGCTACCGCGCCATCCAGGTTACCACTGGTAGCAAGAAAGCTAACCGTGTAACCAAACCGGAAGCGGGTCACTTCGCGAAAGCTGGCGTTGAAGCTGGCCGCGTTCTGCGTGAATTCCGTCTGTCTGAAGGTGAAGAGTTCACCATCGGCCAGAACATCTCCGTAGAAATCTTCGCTGACGTTAAAAAAGTAGACGTTACCGGTATCTCCAAAGGTAAAGGTTTCGCCGGCACTGTTAAGCGCTGGAACTTCCGTACTCAGGACGCTACCCATGGTAACTCCCTGTCTCACCGCGTTCCGGGTTCTATCGGTCAGAACCAGACTCCGGGCAAAGTGTTCAAGGGTAAGAAAATGGCAGGTCACCTGGGCAACGAGCGTGTAACCGTTCAGAGCCTGGACGTAGTACGTGTTGACGCTGAGCGCAACCTGCTGCTGGTTAAAGGTGCAGTCCCGGGTGCGACCGGTGGCGACCTGATCGTTAAACCGGCTGTGAAGGCGTGA
- the rplD gene encoding 50S ribosomal protein L4, translating to MELVLKDAQSALTVSETTFGRDFNEALVHQVVVAYAAGARQGTRAQKTRAEVTGSGKKPWRQKGTGRARSGSIKSPIWRSGGVSFAARPQDHSQKVNKKMYRGALKSILSELVRQDRLIVVEKFSVEAPKTKLLAQKLKEMALDDVLIVTSEVDENLFLAARNLYKVDVRDVAGIDPVSLIAFDKVVMTADAVKQVEEMLA from the coding sequence ATGGAATTAGTATTGAAAGACGCGCAAAGCGCGCTGACTGTTTCCGAAACTACCTTCGGTCGTGATTTCAACGAAGCGCTGGTTCACCAGGTTGTTGTGGCTTATGCAGCCGGTGCCCGTCAGGGTACTCGTGCTCAGAAGACCCGTGCTGAAGTTACTGGCTCCGGTAAAAAACCGTGGCGTCAGAAAGGCACCGGCCGTGCGCGTTCTGGTTCTATCAAGAGCCCGATCTGGCGTTCTGGTGGTGTGAGCTTCGCTGCACGTCCGCAGGATCACAGTCAAAAAGTTAACAAAAAGATGTACCGCGGCGCGCTGAAAAGCATCCTGTCCGAACTGGTACGTCAAGATCGTCTGATCGTCGTCGAGAAGTTCTCTGTTGAAGCACCGAAAACCAAGCTGCTGGCACAGAAACTGAAAGAGATGGCGCTGGATGATGTGCTGATTGTAACCAGCGAAGTCGACGAGAACCTGTTCCTGGCCGCTCGCAACCTGTACAAGGTTGACGTACGCGACGTAGCAGGCATCGACCCGGTTAGCCTGATCGCCTTCGACAAAGTGGTTATGACTGCTGACGCTGTTAAGCAAGTTGAGGAGATGCTGGCATGA
- the rplW gene encoding 50S ribosomal protein L23 produces the protein MIREERLLKVLRAPHVSEKASMAMEKNNTIVLKVATDATKAEIKAAVKKLFEVEVDTVRTLVVKGKVKRHGQRIGRRSDWKKAYVTLKEGQNLDFIGGAE, from the coding sequence ATGATCCGTGAAGAACGTCTGCTGAAAGTACTGCGCGCGCCGCACGTTTCTGAAAAAGCGTCTATGGCGATGGAAAAGAACAACACCATCGTTCTCAAAGTTGCTACTGATGCAACCAAAGCAGAAATCAAAGCCGCAGTTAAGAAACTGTTCGAAGTTGAAGTTGACACCGTTCGCACCCTGGTTGTTAAAGGGAAAGTGAAGCGTCACGGTCAGCGTATCGGTCGTCGTAGCGACTGGAAAAAAGCTTACGTCACCCTGAAAGAAGGCCAGAATCTGGACTTCATCGGCGGCGCAGAGTAA
- the rplB gene encoding 50S ribosomal protein L2: MAIVKCKPTSPGRRHVVKVVNPELHKGKPFAPLLEKNSKSGGRNNNGRITTRHIGGGHKQQYRLIDFKRNKDGIPAVVERLEYDPNRSANIALVLYKDGERRYILAPKGLKAGDQIQSGVDAAIKAGNTLPMRNIPVGSTVHNVEMKPGKGGQLARSAGAYVQIVAREGAYVTLRLRSGEMRKIPADCRATLGEVGNAEHMLRVLGKAGAARWRGVRPTVRGTAMNPVDHPHGGGEGRNFGKHPVTPWGVQTKGKKTRSNKRTDKFIVRRRSKK; this comes from the coding sequence ATGGCAATTGTTAAATGTAAACCGACATCTCCGGGTCGTCGCCACGTTGTTAAAGTGGTTAACCCTGAGCTGCACAAGGGCAAACCTTTCGCCCCGCTGCTGGAAAAAAACAGCAAGAGCGGTGGTCGTAACAACAACGGCCGCATCACCACTCGTCACATCGGTGGTGGTCACAAGCAGCAGTATCGTCTGATTGACTTCAAACGCAATAAAGACGGTATCCCGGCTGTAGTTGAGCGTCTGGAGTACGATCCGAACCGTTCCGCGAACATCGCGCTGGTTCTGTACAAAGATGGCGAACGCCGTTACATCCTGGCACCGAAAGGCCTGAAAGCTGGCGATCAGATTCAATCTGGCGTCGACGCTGCGATCAAGGCGGGTAACACCCTGCCGATGCGCAACATCCCGGTTGGTTCTACCGTTCATAACGTAGAAATGAAGCCGGGTAAAGGCGGCCAGCTGGCTCGTTCCGCTGGTGCTTACGTTCAGATCGTTGCGCGTGAAGGTGCTTATGTCACCCTGCGTCTGCGTTCTGGCGAAATGCGCAAAATCCCGGCTGACTGCCGCGCCACTCTGGGCGAAGTCGGTAACGCTGAGCATATGCTGCGCGTTCTGGGTAAAGCAGGTGCTGCACGCTGGCGTGGTGTTCGTCCGACCGTTCGCGGTACGGCGATGAACCCGGTAGACCATCCGCACGGTGGTGGTGAAGGTCGTAACTTTGGTAAGCACCCGGTAACTCCGTGGGGCGTTCAGACCAAAGGTAAGAAGACCCGCAGCAATAAGCGTACTGATAAATTCATCGTACGTCGCCGTAGTAAAAAATAA
- the rpsS gene encoding 30S ribosomal protein S19 — protein sequence MPRSLKKGPFIDLHLLKKVEKAVESGDKKPLKTWSRRSTVFPNMIGLTIAVHNGRQHVPVFVVDEMVGHKLGEFAPTRTYRGHAADKKAKKK from the coding sequence ATGCCACGTTCTCTCAAGAAAGGTCCTTTTATTGACCTGCACTTGCTGAAGAAGGTAGAGAAAGCGGTGGAAAGCGGAGACAAAAAGCCACTTAAGACTTGGTCCCGTCGTTCAACGGTCTTTCCAAACATGATCGGTTTGACCATCGCTGTCCATAATGGTCGTCAGCACGTACCGGTATTTGTCGTCGACGAAATGGTCGGCCACAAGCTGGGTGAGTTCGCGCCGACTCGTACTTATCGCGGCCATGCGGCTGATAAAAAAGCCAAAAAGAAATAA
- the rplV gene encoding 50S ribosomal protein L22, with protein METIAKHCHARSSAQKVRLVADLIRGKKVSQALEILTYTNKKAAVLVKKVLESAIANAEHNDGADIDDLKVSKIFVDEGPTMKRIMPRAKGRADRILKRTSHITVVVSDR; from the coding sequence ATGGAAACTATTGCCAAGCATTGCCATGCTCGCTCTTCTGCTCAGAAGGTTCGCCTGGTGGCTGACCTGATCCGCGGTAAGAAAGTGTCACAGGCTCTGGAAATTCTGACCTACACCAACAAGAAAGCGGCTGTACTGGTCAAGAAGGTTCTGGAATCTGCCATTGCTAACGCAGAACACAACGATGGCGCTGACATCGATGATCTGAAAGTATCCAAGATCTTCGTCGACGAAGGCCCGACCATGAAGCGCATCATGCCGCGTGCAAAAGGTCGCGCTGATCGTATCCTGAAGCGCACCAGCCACATTACTGTGGTTGTGTCCGATCGCTGA
- the rpsC gene encoding 30S ribosomal protein S3: MGQKVHPNGIRLGIVKPWNSTWYANTKEFADNLDSDFKVRQFLNKELEKASVSRIVIERPAKSIRVTIHTARPGIVIGKKGEDVEKLRKGVAEIAGVPAQINIAEVRKPELDAKLVADSITSQLERRVMFRRAMKRAVQNAMRLGAKGIKVEVSGRLGGAEIARTEWYREGRVPLHTLRADIDYNTSEAHTTYGVIGVKVWIFKGEILGGMAAVEQPEKPAAQPKKQQRKGRK; the protein is encoded by the coding sequence ATGGGTCAGAAAGTACATCCTAATGGTATTCGCCTGGGTATTGTGAAGCCTTGGAACTCTACCTGGTATGCGAATACGAAAGAATTCGCTGACAACCTGGACAGCGACTTTAAAGTTCGTCAGTTCCTGAACAAAGAGCTGGAAAAAGCGTCCGTTTCTCGCATCGTGATCGAGCGTCCGGCGAAGAGCATCCGTGTGACCATTCACACCGCTCGCCCGGGTATCGTTATCGGTAAGAAAGGCGAAGACGTAGAAAAACTGCGCAAGGGCGTTGCAGAAATTGCAGGCGTACCGGCACAGATCAACATCGCCGAAGTGCGTAAACCGGAACTGGACGCCAAACTGGTGGCTGACAGCATCACTTCTCAGCTGGAACGTCGCGTTATGTTCCGTCGTGCTATGAAGCGTGCTGTACAGAACGCTATGCGTCTGGGCGCTAAAGGTATTAAAGTTGAAGTCAGCGGCCGCCTGGGCGGTGCTGAGATCGCGCGTACCGAATGGTACCGTGAAGGTCGTGTACCGTTGCACACGCTGCGTGCGGACATCGACTACAACACCTCTGAAGCGCACACCACTTATGGTGTAATCGGCGTTAAGGTATGGATCTTCAAAGGTGAGATCCTGGGTGGTATGGCTGCTGTTGAACAACCGGAAAAACCGGCTGCTCAGCCTAAGAAGCAGCAGCGTAAAGGCCGCAAGTAA
- the rplP gene encoding 50S ribosomal protein L16 codes for MLQPKRTKFRKVHKGRNRGLAQGTDVSFGTFGLKAVGRGRLTARQIEAARRAMTRAVKRQGKIWIRVFPDKPITEKPLAVRMGKGKGNVEYWVALIQPGKVLYEMDGVPEELAREAFKLAAAKLPIKTTFVTKTVM; via the coding sequence ATGTTACAACCTAAGCGTACAAAATTCCGTAAAGTGCATAAAGGCCGTAACCGCGGTCTGGCGCAGGGTACGGATGTTAGCTTCGGCACTTTCGGTCTGAAAGCTGTTGGCCGTGGCCGTTTGACTGCCCGCCAAATCGAAGCAGCGCGTCGTGCAATGACTCGTGCTGTTAAGCGTCAGGGTAAAATCTGGATTCGCGTGTTCCCGGACAAGCCGATCACTGAGAAACCGCTGGCCGTTCGTATGGGTAAAGGTAAAGGTAACGTTGAGTACTGGGTAGCCCTGATTCAGCCGGGTAAAGTCCTGTACGAGATGGACGGTGTGCCTGAAGAGCTGGCCCGTGAGGCCTTCAAACTGGCAGCAGCGAAACTGCCTATCAAAACCACCTTTGTAACTAAGACGGTGATGTAA
- the rpmC gene encoding 50S ribosomal protein L29, which produces MKANELREKSVEELNTELLNLLREEFNLRMQAAGGQLQQSHLLKQVRRNIARVKTLLNEKAGA; this is translated from the coding sequence ATGAAAGCAAACGAGCTGCGTGAGAAGAGTGTTGAAGAGCTGAACACCGAGCTGCTGAACTTGCTGCGCGAAGAGTTTAATCTGCGCATGCAGGCAGCAGGCGGCCAGCTGCAACAGTCTCACCTGTTGAAGCAAGTGCGTCGTAATATCGCACGTGTTAAGACTTTACTGAACGAGAAGGCGGGTGCGTAA
- the rpsQ gene encoding 30S ribosomal protein S17 — MTDKIRTLQGRVVSDKMEKSIVVAIERMVKHPIYGKFIKRTTKLHVHDENNECGIGDVVEIRECRPLSKTKSWTLVRVVEKAVL, encoded by the coding sequence ATGACCGATAAAATCCGTACTCTGCAAGGTCGTGTTGTTAGCGACAAAATGGAGAAATCCATTGTTGTTGCTATCGAGCGCATGGTGAAGCACCCGATCTACGGTAAATTCATCAAACGTACGACCAAACTGCACGTACATGACGAGAACAACGAATGCGGTATCGGTGACGTGGTTGAAATCCGCGAATGCCGTCCGCTGTCCAAGACCAAATCCTGGACGCTGGTTCGCGTTGTAGAGAAAGCTGTACTGTAA
- the rplN gene encoding 50S ribosomal protein L14, with amino-acid sequence MIQEQTMLNVADNSGARRVMCIKVLGGSHRRYAGIGDIIKITIKEAIPRGKVKKGDVLKAVVVRTKKGVRRPDGSVVRFDGNACVLLNNNSEQPIGTRIFGPVTRELRSEKFMKIISLAPEVL; translated from the coding sequence ATGATCCAAGAACAGACTATGCTGAACGTCGCCGATAACTCCGGCGCGCGTCGCGTAATGTGTATCAAGGTTCTGGGTGGCTCGCACCGTCGCTACGCAGGCATCGGCGACATCATCAAGATCACCATCAAGGAAGCAATTCCGCGTGGTAAGGTCAAAAAAGGCGATGTGCTGAAGGCGGTAGTGGTGCGCACCAAGAAGGGTGTTCGTCGCCCTGACGGATCTGTCGTTCGCTTTGACGGCAATGCTTGTGTACTGTTGAACAACAACAGTGAGCAGCCGATCGGTACGCGTATTTTTGGGCCGGTGACTCGTGAACTGCGTTCTGAAAAGTTCATGAAAATCATCTCTCTGGCACCAGAAGTACTCTAA
- the rplX gene encoding 50S ribosomal protein L24 → MAAKIRRDDEVIVLTGKDKGKRGKVKNVLSSGKVVVEGINLVKKHQKPVPALNQPGGIVEKEAAIQVSNVAIFNAATGKADRVGFRFEDGKKVRFFKSNGETIK, encoded by the coding sequence ATGGCAGCGAAAATCCGTCGTGATGACGAAGTAATCGTGCTGACCGGCAAAGATAAAGGTAAGCGCGGTAAAGTAAAAAACGTCCTGTCTTCTGGTAAAGTTGTCGTTGAAGGCATCAACCTGGTTAAGAAACATCAGAAGCCGGTTCCGGCCCTGAACCAACCGGGTGGCATCGTTGAAAAAGAAGCCGCAATTCAGGTTTCCAACGTTGCAATCTTCAATGCGGCGACCGGTAAAGCGGACCGTGTAGGCTTTCGGTTTGAAGACGGCAAAAAAGTCCGTTTCTTCAAGTCCAATGGCGAAACTATCAAGTAA
- the rplE gene encoding 50S ribosomal protein L5, with protein MAKLHDYYKDEVVKKLMTEFNYNSVMQVPRVEKITLNMGVGEAIADKKLLDNAAADLAAISGQKPLITKARKSVAGFKIRQGYPIGCKVTLRGERMWEFFERLISIAVPRIRDFRGLSAKSFDGRGNYSMGVREQIIFPEIDYDKVDRVRGLDITITTTAKSDEEGRALLTAFNFPFRK; from the coding sequence ATGGCGAAACTGCATGATTACTACAAAGACGAAGTAGTTAAAAAACTCATGACTGAGTTTAACTACAATTCTGTCATGCAAGTCCCTCGGGTCGAGAAGATCACCCTGAACATGGGTGTTGGTGAAGCGATCGCTGACAAGAAACTGCTGGATAACGCAGCAGCTGACCTGGCAGCAATCTCCGGTCAAAAACCGTTGATCACCAAAGCACGCAAATCAGTTGCAGGCTTCAAAATCCGTCAGGGCTATCCGATCGGCTGTAAAGTAACTCTGCGTGGCGAACGCATGTGGGAGTTCTTTGAGCGTCTGATCTCTATTGCTGTACCGCGTATCCGTGACTTCCGTGGCTTGTCTGCGAAGTCTTTCGACGGCCGTGGTAACTACAGCATGGGCGTACGTGAGCAGATCATCTTCCCAGAAATCGACTATGACAAAGTCGATCGCGTTCGTGGTTTGGATATCACCATTACCACTACTGCGAAATCTGACGAAGAAGGCCGTGCGCTGCTGACTGCTTTTAACTTCCCGTTCCGCAAGTAA
- the rpsN gene encoding 30S ribosomal protein S14 — protein sequence MAKQSMKAREVKRVKLAEKFFAKRAELKAIISDVNASDEDRWNAVLKLQTLPRDSSPSRQRNRCRQTGRPHAFLRKFGLSRIKVREAAMRGEIPGLKKASW from the coding sequence ATGGCTAAGCAATCCATGAAAGCACGCGAAGTCAAGCGCGTGAAGTTAGCTGAAAAGTTCTTTGCCAAACGCGCTGAACTGAAGGCTATCATTTCTGATGTCAACGCTTCCGACGAAGATCGTTGGAATGCGGTTCTTAAGCTGCAGACTCTGCCGCGTGATTCCAGCCCGAGCCGTCAGCGTAATCGCTGCCGCCAAACTGGCCGTCCGCACGCTTTCCTGCGTAAGTTCGGGTTGAGCCGTATCAAGGTCCGTGAAGCCGCTATGCGCGGTGAAATCCCGGGTCTGAAAAAGGCTAGCTGGTAA
- the rpsH gene encoding 30S ribosomal protein S8: MSMQDPIADMLTRIRNGQAANKVAVTMPSSKLKVAIANVLKEEGFIEDFKIEGDAKPVLELVLKYFQGKPVVESIQRISRPGLRIYKKKDELPKVMAGLGIAVVSTSKGVMTDRAARQAGLGGEIICYVA, translated from the coding sequence ATGAGCATGCAAGATCCGATCGCGGATATGCTGACCCGTATCCGTAACGGTCAGGCCGCGAACAAAGTTGCGGTCACCATGCCTTCCTCCAAGCTGAAAGTGGCAATTGCCAACGTGCTGAAGGAAGAAGGTTTTATTGAAGATTTCAAAATCGAAGGCGACGCCAAGCCTGTTCTGGAACTGGTACTGAAGTACTTCCAGGGCAAGCCGGTAGTAGAAAGCATTCAGCGTATCAGCCGCCCTGGTCTGCGCATCTATAAGAAAAAAGATGAGCTGCCGAAAGTTATGGCCGGTCTGGGTATCGCAGTTGTTTCTACCTCTAAAGGTGTCATGACTGATCGTGCTGCCCGCCAAGCTGGCCTGGGTGGCGAGATTATCTGCTACGTAGCGTAA
- the rplF gene encoding 50S ribosomal protein L6: MSRVAKAPVVIPAGVEVKLNGQVISIKGKNGELTRTINDAVEIKHADNALTFGPREGFVDGWAQAGTARALLNSMVIGVTEGFTKKLQLVGVGYRAAIKGNVVNLALGFSHPVDHELPAGITAECPTQTEIVLKGADKQLIGQVAADLRAYRRPEPYKGKGVRYADEVVRTKEAKKK; this comes from the coding sequence ATGTCTCGTGTTGCAAAAGCACCCGTCGTCATTCCTGCCGGCGTAGAGGTAAAACTCAACGGTCAGGTTATTTCGATCAAGGGTAAAAACGGCGAGCTGACTCGTACTATCAACGACGCTGTTGAAATTAAGCATGCTGATAACGCACTGACCTTTGGTCCGCGTGAAGGCTTCGTGGACGGTTGGGCCCAGGCGGGTACCGCTCGTGCACTGCTGAACTCAATGGTTATCGGTGTTACCGAAGGCTTCACTAAGAAGCTGCAGCTGGTAGGTGTTGGTTATCGTGCAGCGATTAAAGGCAACGTGGTGAATCTGGCCCTGGGCTTCTCTCACCCGGTTGATCATGAGCTGCCGGCAGGCATCACTGCTGAATGCCCGACTCAGACTGAAATCGTGCTGAAAGGCGCTGATAAGCAGCTGATCGGTCAGGTTGCAGCGGATCTGCGCGCTTACCGTCGTCCTGAGCCTTACAAAGGCAAAGGTGTCCGTTACGCCGACGAAGTCGTGCGTACCAAAGAGGCTAAGAAGAAGTAA
- the rplR gene encoding 50S ribosomal protein L18 produces MDKKSARIRRATRARRKLKELGATRLVVHRTPRHIYAQVIAPNGSEVLVAASTVEKAISEQLKYTGNKEAAAAVGKAIAERALEKGIKDVSFDRSGFQYHGRVQALADAAREAGLQF; encoded by the coding sequence ATGGATAAGAAATCTGCTCGTATCCGTCGTGCGACCCGCGCACGCCGCAAGCTCAAAGAGCTGGGTGCAACTCGCCTGGTGGTACATCGTACCCCGCGTCACATCTACGCACAGGTTATTGCCCCGAATGGATCTGAAGTCCTGGTTGCCGCTTCTACCGTAGAAAAAGCAATCAGTGAACAACTGAAATACACTGGGAACAAAGAAGCCGCAGCAGCTGTAGGTAAAGCTATCGCTGAACGCGCGCTGGAAAAAGGCATCAAGGACGTGTCCTTCGATCGCTCTGGTTTCCAATATCATGGTCGTGTCCAGGCACTGGCAGATGCTGCCCGTGAAGCTGGCCTTCAGTTCTAA
- the rpsE gene encoding 30S ribosomal protein S5: protein MSHIEKQAGELQEKLIAVNRVSKTVKGGRIFSFTALTVVGDGNGRVGFGYGKAREVPAAIQKAMEKARRNMINVALNSGTLQHPVKGAHTGSRVFMQPASEGTGIIAGGAMRAVLEVAGVRNVLAKAYGSTNPINVVRATIDGLESMKSPEMVAAKRGKSVEEILG, encoded by the coding sequence ATGTCGCACATCGAAAAACAAGCTGGCGAACTGCAGGAAAAGCTGATCGCGGTAAATCGCGTATCTAAGACTGTTAAGGGTGGCCGTATTTTTAGCTTCACCGCACTGACTGTAGTGGGTGATGGCAACGGTCGCGTCGGTTTTGGTTACGGCAAAGCCCGTGAAGTCCCGGCAGCGATCCAGAAAGCGATGGAGAAAGCCCGTCGCAACATGATCAACGTCGCGCTGAACAGCGGCACCCTGCAGCACCCGGTTAAGGGCGCTCACACGGGTTCTCGTGTGTTCATGCAGCCGGCTTCTGAAGGTACCGGTATCATCGCCGGTGGTGCAATGCGCGCCGTCCTGGAAGTCGCTGGAGTTCGTAACGTTCTGGCTAAAGCATATGGTTCCACCAACCCGATTAACGTGGTTCGTGCAACTATCGACGGTCTGGAAAGTATGAAATCTCCGGAAATGGTCGCTGCCAAGCGTGGTAAATCCGTTGAAGAAATTCTGGGGTAA
- the rpmD gene encoding 50S ribosomal protein L30, translated as MAKTIKITQTRSAIGRLPKHKATLLGLGLRRIGHTVEREDTPAVRGMINAVSYMVKVEE; from the coding sequence ATGGCAAAGACTATCAAAATTACTCAAACCCGCAGTGCGATCGGCCGTTTGCCGAAACACAAGGCAACGCTGCTTGGCCTGGGTCTGCGTCGCATCGGTCACACCGTAGAGCGTGAGGATACTCCTGCCGTTCGTGGTATGATCAACGCGGTTTCCTACATGGTTAAAGTTGAGGAGTAA
- the rplO gene encoding 50S ribosomal protein L15 — protein sequence MRLNTLSPAEGSKHASKRLGRGIGSGLGKTGGRGHKGQKSRSGGGVRRGFEGGQMPLYRRLPKFGFTSRKAMVTAEIRLSEIALIEGDVIDLNVLKAANVIGPQIEFAKVMLSGEINRAVTLRGLRVSKGARAAIEAAGGKIEE from the coding sequence ATGCGTTTGAATACTCTGTCTCCGGCCGAAGGCTCCAAGCACGCTTCCAAGCGTCTGGGTCGTGGTATCGGTTCTGGCCTGGGTAAAACCGGTGGCCGTGGTCACAAAGGTCAGAAATCTCGTTCTGGCGGTGGCGTACGTCGCGGGTTCGAAGGTGGCCAGATGCCGCTGTACCGTCGTCTGCCGAAGTTCGGCTTCACCTCTCGCAAAGCGATGGTGACTGCTGAAATTCGTCTGTCTGAGATCGCACTGATCGAAGGCGACGTTATCGACCTGAACGTGCTGAAAGCGGCTAACGTGATTGGCCCGCAGATCGAATTCGCCAAAGTTATGCTGTCTGGCGAAATCAATCGTGCAGTAACCCTGCGCGGTCTGCGTGTGTCCAAAGGCGCTCGTGCTGCGATTGAAGCTGCTGGCGGTAAAATCGAGGAATAA